Proteins encoded in a region of the Mucilaginibacter sabulilitoris genome:
- a CDS encoding glycosyl hydrolase produces the protein MLSIKNNFKIVIAWALLMGAQTASAQVGWPSVTKQTKPWARWWWEGSAVNKKDLTWNMESYHNAGLGGMEITPIYGVKGHESEFIQYLSPQWVDMLKFTLQEAKRLNMGIDLANATGWPFGGPWVTDEDASKELFWKNYDVKGGEKLSEPVVFVQQPLVRADGQTPKISDLVEPISSNKNLQLMALDQVRFEKRIPLTVLMAYDGKGEVLNVTDKVDAGGKLNWTAPVGEWKLYALFQGWHGKMVERAAPGGEGYVIDHFSKPALDHYLARFDQAFKGQDLSGIRAYFNDSYEVDDARGQSNFTPQFFDEFIKRRGYDLRDHLPALFGKDDKEKNNRILCDYRETISDLLLDDFTKPWHDWAKAKGTLIRNQSHGSPSNILDLYAAIDIPETEGDDVLRFKFATSAAHVMGKPLASSESATWLNDHFLSSLGDVKHAIDKYFVGGVNHIFYHGVSYSPQNAKWPGWLFYAAVHFNQTNPFWNDFSTLNQYITNCQSFLQQGKPDNDVLVYYPLFDSFSEPGDRGLLKHYDAMKPDFKGTGFEFSTEEMLKKGYTFDFISDKQILNLQTSGNHISTGGLNYKTILLPDSKYIPLETFSKIVNMAKAGATVVVYKNLPSGVPGYSRLNEREKEFKNLLAGLNFTTKNNGVKMAEIGKGRFLIADDIASLLDAADINREQMTDKGLQFVRRIYKNGNSYFITNNGDNEVNGWVNLTIKAASVMVFDPMTKNYGLAKIEKQTNGKTNVYLQLQPGQSCILQTLPVKIQATGYTYYQAVGKPLNITGAWTLNFTEGGPTLPKSIKTAQLKSWTDLGGDDLKAFSGTVSYTISFKKPVQNAVTWQLNLGKVNESAEVYLNGKKLATLIGPQYVVTIPSAQLKAVNQLQIKVANLMANRIIDMDKKHIPYRIFYNTNFQSHSAGSKGPDGLFTAINWEPKPSGLIGPVTLMPVKSLRIK, from the coding sequence ATGTTATCAATCAAAAATAATTTTAAAATAGTTATCGCATGGGCACTTTTAATGGGGGCTCAAACGGCCTCTGCACAAGTTGGCTGGCCTTCGGTCACCAAACAAACCAAACCCTGGGCCCGTTGGTGGTGGGAGGGTAGCGCGGTAAATAAAAAAGACCTTACTTGGAACATGGAAAGCTACCATAACGCCGGTTTAGGCGGAATGGAAATAACACCAATTTATGGTGTAAAAGGGCACGAAAGCGAGTTTATACAATACTTATCACCTCAATGGGTTGATATGCTTAAGTTTACGCTGCAGGAAGCTAAGCGCTTAAATATGGGCATTGATTTGGCCAACGCCACAGGCTGGCCTTTTGGCGGACCGTGGGTAACCGATGAAGATGCAAGTAAAGAACTATTCTGGAAAAATTACGATGTTAAAGGCGGTGAAAAACTGAGTGAACCTGTTGTATTTGTACAGCAACCTTTAGTGCGGGCAGACGGACAAACTCCAAAGATCAGTGACCTGGTTGAACCTATTAGCAGTAATAAAAACCTACAGTTGATGGCCCTTGACCAGGTGCGATTTGAGAAACGAATACCTTTGACTGTTTTAATGGCTTATGACGGTAAGGGGGAGGTTCTGAATGTTACAGATAAGGTTGATGCAGGCGGTAAACTTAACTGGACAGCACCTGTGGGTGAATGGAAGCTATACGCACTTTTTCAGGGCTGGCATGGTAAAATGGTAGAGCGCGCCGCTCCGGGTGGTGAAGGATATGTTATTGACCATTTTTCAAAACCAGCGCTTGACCATTATCTCGCACGTTTTGATCAGGCGTTTAAAGGTCAGGATTTAAGCGGAATCAGAGCATATTTTAATGATTCATACGAAGTGGATGACGCTCGTGGGCAATCAAACTTTACCCCGCAGTTTTTTGATGAATTTATTAAACGTCGCGGTTATGATCTGCGTGATCATTTACCGGCTTTATTTGGCAAGGATGACAAGGAAAAAAACAACAGGATACTGTGCGACTATCGTGAAACTATATCAGACCTGTTACTTGATGATTTTACTAAACCATGGCATGACTGGGCCAAAGCAAAGGGCACGTTAATACGTAATCAATCACATGGTTCTCCATCAAATATATTGGATCTTTACGCCGCTATTGATATTCCGGAAACGGAAGGGGATGATGTGCTAAGATTTAAATTTGCTACATCGGCTGCCCACGTAATGGGTAAACCGCTGGCATCATCTGAGTCGGCAACATGGCTAAATGATCATTTTTTATCATCGTTAGGAGATGTCAAACATGCCATTGATAAATATTTTGTTGGGGGTGTAAACCATATTTTTTATCACGGCGTTAGTTATTCGCCACAAAACGCTAAATGGCCAGGCTGGTTATTTTATGCAGCGGTTCATTTTAATCAAACCAACCCGTTTTGGAATGATTTTTCGACCCTTAATCAATATATAACCAATTGCCAGTCATTTTTACAACAAGGAAAACCAGATAATGATGTGCTGGTTTACTACCCGTTATTTGATAGTTTTTCTGAACCGGGCGATAGGGGCTTGCTCAAGCATTATGATGCCATGAAACCAGATTTCAAGGGCACCGGCTTTGAATTTTCTACCGAAGAAATGCTCAAAAAGGGCTATACATTTGATTTTATATCGGACAAACAAATACTGAATTTGCAAACTTCTGGTAACCATATATCAACCGGCGGGCTTAATTATAAAACCATCCTTTTGCCCGACAGCAAATATATCCCGCTTGAAACATTTAGTAAAATAGTAAATATGGCAAAGGCCGGGGCAACAGTTGTAGTATATAAAAACCTGCCATCGGGCGTGCCTGGATATTCCCGTTTGAATGAGCGTGAAAAAGAATTTAAGAATTTGCTTGCCGGTTTAAACTTTACAACTAAAAATAATGGCGTTAAAATGGCGGAAATTGGCAAGGGGCGTTTTTTAATTGCTGATGATATAGCCTCATTGCTGGATGCTGCAGATATAAACAGAGAGCAAATGACCGATAAGGGATTGCAATTTGTACGCCGTATTTATAAAAATGGCAATAGTTATTTTATAACTAATAATGGCGACAATGAGGTTAATGGCTGGGTAAATCTAACCATTAAAGCCGCGTCTGTAATGGTATTTGACCCTATGACAAAAAATTACGGGTTAGCAAAAATCGAAAAACAGACCAATGGTAAAACCAATGTGTATTTGCAATTACAACCCGGGCAAAGCTGTATTTTGCAAACATTGCCTGTGAAAATTCAAGCAACAGGTTACACCTATTATCAGGCTGTAGGTAAACCGTTGAATATTACAGGTGCCTGGACGCTTAATTTTACCGAAGGTGGCCCAACATTGCCGAAATCAATAAAGACAGCACAACTTAAATCATGGACAGATTTAGGTGGCGATGACCTTAAGGCTTTTTCTGGAACTGTCAGCTATACCATCAGCTTTAAAAAACCAGTTCAAAATGCTGTGACATGGCAGCTTAATCTGGGGAAGGTTAATGAAAGCGCCGAGGTGTACCTTAATGGGAAAAAGCTGGCTACGCTCATCGGTCCGCAGTATGTGGTTACCATACCTTCAGCACAGCTAAAAGCGGTTAACCAATTGCAAATAAAGGTAGCCAACCTGATGGCCAACCGAATTATTGATATGGATAAAAAGCATATACCTTATCGGATATTTTATAACACCAATTTTCAATCACATAGTGCCGGTTCAAAAGGGCCGGATGGTCTATTCACGGCAATAAATTGGGAGCCAAAGCCTTCAGGTTTAATAGGACCTGTGACCTTAATGCCGGTTAAATCACTGCGTATTAAATAA